In the genome of Streptomyces sp. Q6, the window CTGTGCATCTGCCTGGTCGGCGCGTACAACATCACCGACTACATGCTGCTCTCGTACATGCCGACGTACCTCTCCGACGAGATGGGCTACTCGGAGACCCACGGTCTGCTGATCCTCATCGCGACGATGATCATCCTGATGTGCCTGATCAGCCGGATCGGCAAGCTCTCCGACCGCTTCGGCCGCAAGCCGCTCCTGATGACGGGCATGCTCGGCTTCCTCGTCCTGTCCGTCCCGGCGTTCCTGCTGGTCCAGAACGGCGCCCTGTGGGCGGTCTCGCTCGGCATGATGATGCTCGGCCTGTCGCTGGTCTGCATGCTCGGCACGATGTCGGCGGCGCTTCCGGCCCTCTTCCCGACGCAGGTGCGCTACGGCTCGCTCTCCGTCGGCTACAACCTCTCGGCCTCGATCTTCGGCGGTACGACACCGCTGGTCATCACGGCGCTGATCGGCGCGACGGGCTCCGACATGATGCCCGCGTACTACGCGATGGCGGCGGCCCTGGTCGGTGTGATCGCGGTGGCCTGCATGAAGGAGACGGCGAACAAGCCGCTGGCCGGTTCCCCGCCGTCGGTGGAGACGCAGGAGGAAGCGGCGGAACTGGTCGAGGCACAGGCCCCCGCACCGAAGTTCTGACCTGATGTCGGGCCCGAACCTCTTCGAACCACGATCGGCTCAGCCAGTAGAGTGAGTCGGACGGGTCCGTACCCCAGCTGGCCAGAGGGCGCCGGTTTAGGTCCGGTGTGTCGTGGGTTCGAGTCCCACCGGGCCCACACGACGAAGGGCGCTCCGATGCCGGAGCGCCCTTCGTCGTCGGCCGAGGTCCTCCTCAGCCCAACAGCTCCCGCACCACCGGCACCAGCGCCCTGAACGCCTTCCCCCGGTGGGAGATCGCGTTCTTCTCGTCCGGCGAAAGCTCCGCGGCCGTCCTCGTGTCCCCCTCGACCTGGAGGATCGGGTCGTAGCCGAAGCCGTTCGTGCCCGCGGGGGCGTGCCGCAGTACGCCGCGCAGCTGGCCCTCGACCACGCGCTCCGTGCCGTCCGGCAGGGCGAGCGCCGCCGCGCACGCGAAGTGCGCCCCGCGGTGCCGGTCCTCGTCGATGTCGCCGAGCTGGGCGAGGAGCAGGTCCAGGTTGGCGCGGTCGTCGCCGTGCTTGCCTGCCCAGCGGGCGGAGAAGATGCCGGGGGCGCCCCCGAGGACGTCGACGCAGAGCCCGGAGTCGTCGGCCACGGCCGGCAGGCCGGTGGCGCGGGCCAGGGCGTGGGCCTTGAGCAGGGCGTTCTCGGCGAAGGTGACGCCGGTCTCGCGGACGTCGGGGACGTCGGGGTACGCGTCCGCGCCGACGAGGTCGTGGGGCAGACCTGCGTCGGCGAGGATCGCGCGGAGTTCGACGATCTTGCCGCTGTTACGGGTGGCGAGAATGAGGCGGGTCATGCCTCCAGTATCGCGGCCCGCTCAGGGGGTGCAGACCTTCGTCAGTTCGCCCGCCGCGTCCGTGACGGGGGTGACGTCGGGGGTCTCGTCGCCGTTCTTGATGGCCGTACGGACGTTGCCCACGGCCTTGTTGAGGTCGCCGACCGCCTTGGACACGTCGGCGTTGTCGGTCTTGTCGCCGATCTTGTCGAGGTTCTTGTCGATGGAGGCGAGCGCCTCGTCGGCCTGGGTCGGGTCGTTCGACGCGTTCTCCACGGCCTGCTGGAGGTCGGTGACGCTGTCGGCGATCGAGTCTGCGGTCTGGACGCAGTCGAGCGCCTTGTCGACGGCCGAGCAGCCGACGGCGGCGGGGGCCGCGATCAGTGCGGCGGCTGCGGCGAGTACGGCGATACGACGTGGACGTGGTCGGCGGCGCGCGGGCATGGAACGGTCCTCCCCTGAAGAACGGACGGGTGCGCGGCGGTGTGTGATGCCGTGCACCCGTCCGTAGTGACGCAGTCGGTGGCTGTGCGGTTGCTGTACCGCCGCCACCCTACTTGGGGAGTTCTTTACCTACGTAGTGAGTTACGCGAGGGTGCCCTCAAGTGCCTTGCGCTGGGCGGCGGCCAGCTCGTCGCAGCCCGAAACGGCGAGGTCGAGCAGGGAGTTGAGCTCGTCGCGGGCGAACGGCTCGGCCTCGGCGGTGCCCTGGACCTCGACGAAGCGGCCGTCGCCGGTGCAGACGACGTTCATGTCGGTGTCGGCGCGGACGTCCTCCTCGTAGCAGAGGTCGAGGAGCGGGACGCCGCCGACGATGCCGACGGAGACGGCGGAGACGGTGCCGGTGAGGGGCTGGCGGCCGGCCTTGATGAGCTTCTTGCCCTGGCCCCAGGCGACGGCGTCGGCGAGGGCCACGTAGGCGCCGGTGATGGCGGCCGTGCGGGTGCCGCCGTCGGCCTGGAGGACGTCGCAGTCGAGGACGATGGTGTTCTCGCCGAGCGCCTTGTAGTCGATGACGGCGCGCAGCGAGCGGCCGATGAGGCGGGAGATCTCGTGGGTGCGGCCGCCGATCTTGCCGCGGACGGACTCGCGGTCGCCGCGGGTGTTGGTGGCGCGCGGCAGCATCGAGTACTCGCCGGTGACCCAGCCCTCGCCGCTGCCCTTGCGCCAGCGCGGGACGCCCTCGGTGAAGGAGGCGGTGCAGAAGACCTTGGTGTCGCCGAAGGAGACGAGGACGGAGCCTTCTGCGTGCTTGCTCCAGCCGCGTTCGATGGTGATCGGGCGGAGCTGGTCGGGGGTGCGGCCGTCGATGCGAGACATGCGACGAGCCTAGCGGGAGCGGGCGGGGGTGGCGGTCCCGAGGGGCGGAGGTCCCGGGAGGGTGGGGGCGTAGGGCCCTGGCGGGGGCGACCTTGGGCCCGAACCGGACTCCTTATATGACCCTTAAGATTTTAGGGTTGAAGTCTGGCTGTCGTCGCGGTTCACCGGGACCGGCGCCACTCGACCCGGGGGGGGGTGACATCTGCGCCGTCCGCTGTCCGGCGTCGGCGTCCGTCGATACCTCCACCCACCGCGAAAGGCCTGCCGTGTCCGTCCACGACCACCATCCCCGGACTCAGTCCCTGTCCACGGAGTCCCGGCTCGACGCCGACCCGGATCCCCCGCCGCACCCGTCGTCCACCCCGGTGCCGTCGGCGGACATCCTGGAGGGCTCGCCGCACGGGATCCTCATCGCGTCGGCCAGGGAGGGCGGGACGGCCCTGTACGCGAACGCTCGCCTCGAGGAGATGTTCCGTACCCCCGTGCCGATGGAGCCGGGCGGTCTCGCCGCCGCCTCGCAGGCCCTCTTCGACC includes:
- the rdgB gene encoding RdgB/HAM1 family non-canonical purine NTP pyrophosphatase — its product is MTRLILATRNSGKIVELRAILADAGLPHDLVGADAYPDVPDVRETGVTFAENALLKAHALARATGLPAVADDSGLCVDVLGGAPGIFSARWAGKHGDDRANLDLLLAQLGDIDEDRHRGAHFACAAALALPDGTERVVEGQLRGVLRHAPAGTNGFGYDPILQVEGDTRTAAELSPDEKNAISHRGKAFRALVPVVRELLG
- the rph gene encoding ribonuclease PH, with protein sequence MSRIDGRTPDQLRPITIERGWSKHAEGSVLVSFGDTKVFCTASFTEGVPRWRKGSGEGWVTGEYSMLPRATNTRGDRESVRGKIGGRTHEISRLIGRSLRAVIDYKALGENTIVLDCDVLQADGGTRTAAITGAYVALADAVAWGQGKKLIKAGRQPLTGTVSAVSVGIVGGVPLLDLCYEEDVRADTDMNVVCTGDGRFVEVQGTAEAEPFARDELNSLLDLAVSGCDELAAAQRKALEGTLA